GTCGGGTCCAGGCCGCAACTGTGGACAGCCAGGGCCACTCCCAGCTTTTCAGCGTAGTCACAGGCCGGCCCAAAGGTGTCCTGGAACTTGCGACAGGCCACAGCGTCGCCAGGGTCGATAGGATGAGGATGAGATACGAAGGCTCTCGCGCCGAAACGAGCGGTAGCCTCGAGGTCCGCGATCAACTGAGGGGCTACCGGTTCGTCCCCCGTGAGCAGCGCCGACACGCCGATGCCATACTCGCGAAGACGTTTGCCGATCTCCGTCTCCTGGGGACGGGTGTGGGGATACCAGCCCAACTCGATGACCTCGATGCCGACGCGCCGCGCAATCTCTAGTTCCCTCGTTGTGGCCTCGGACCGAAACCCTATCTTCACCGGTTCCTCCTTCCCAAAACGCCACTGCCCCGACCGGCACAGCATGTAGGTGTCCCAGACGGCCCGCAACCGCCGCCGGTATGTGGGTCCACAGGGCAAC
This genomic window from Bacillota bacterium contains:
- a CDS encoding sugar phosphate isomerase/epimerase, encoding MKIGFRSEATTRELEIARRVGIEVIELGWYPHTRPQETEIGKRLREYGIGVSALLTGDEPVAPQLIADLEATARFGARAFVSHPHPIDPGDAVACRKFQDTFGPACDYAEKLGVALAVHSCGLDPTQWELMFSLVPKLRLKYDPSFSLEAGRNYLAEILKYGRRIVHVHVKDERFMGRDTNFTDGIMHYQYSPAGTGDINWGAVIALLYEVGYQGDLAIETHSRFWWDHLEWDLILGRRHLSQFIVD